Proteins encoded by one window of Candidatus Odinarchaeum yellowstonii:
- a CDS encoding mRNA surveillance protein pelota, which translates to MRILFFDEKKSRMKIKVESLDDLWTLYNIISKNDIVYGRTFRRIKQNEEAIRADKGERIPVYLGIRVEETSFHGFADRLRIKGRIVSGPEDLISAGSFHTLNVEVDSQIEIVKDRWSKTDLKRIDEALKSSSSPVIILCAVDSNEASIALMGSFQTKIVTRITESIPGKRLTDKENTEAYQRFYASILKVIETLLGESRVDYIIIAGPGFVKDHLRDYIIHRKPELKNMIITDTVSSGDVSGINEIIKRGAAISVLSKMRVIEHSSLIEDVLKRLAKNSGDVAYGFDDVRDAAERGAVQTLLVTDELVRSLDETKRSNVHNLIEIVENMSGDVKIFSVQTPPGEQLKGLGGVAALLRFNLFKDSRR; encoded by the coding sequence TTGAGGATTCTCTTCTTTGATGAGAAAAAGTCTAGGATGAAAATTAAAGTCGAGTCCTTGGATGACTTATGGACTCTTTACAATATTATTTCAAAGAACGATATTGTTTACGGTAGAACGTTTAGGAGGATTAAACAAAACGAGGAAGCCATCCGTGCGGATAAAGGGGAGCGGATTCCAGTATATCTAGGGATTAGAGTTGAAGAAACCTCTTTTCACGGGTTCGCTGATCGTCTTAGAATTAAAGGGAGGATAGTTAGTGGTCCTGAAGATTTAATAAGCGCAGGCTCGTTTCACACTCTTAACGTTGAAGTGGATAGCCAAATCGAAATAGTTAAGGATAGATGGTCTAAAACAGATCTTAAAAGAATTGATGAAGCATTAAAATCGAGTTCAAGCCCTGTTATAATCTTATGCGCCGTTGACAGTAATGAAGCTTCTATCGCTTTGATGGGTAGTTTTCAAACAAAGATCGTCACTAGGATAACTGAGAGCATTCCAGGTAAAAGATTAACAGATAAAGAGAACACTGAAGCCTACCAGCGTTTTTACGCTTCTATTTTAAAGGTGATAGAAACTTTACTAGGAGAGAGTAGAGTCGACTATATCATTATAGCCGGCCCAGGCTTCGTTAAAGATCATCTACGAGATTATATTATTCACAGGAAACCTGAGTTAAAGAATATGATTATCACAGACACGGTGAGCAGCGGTGACGTGAGCGGGATTAATGAGATAATTAAGAGAGGAGCAGCGATATCCGTCTTATCTAAAATGCGGGTAATAGAGCACTCTAGTTTAATAGAGGATGTTTTGAAGCGTTTAGCTAAGAATTCAGGGGATGTCGCTTACGGTTTCGACGATGTGAGGGATGCTGCGGAGCGGGGCGCTGTTCAAACGCTTTTAGTCACTGATGAACTAGTGAGAAGTTTGGATGAAACGAAGCGTAGTAACGTTCACAATCTTATTGAAATCGTTGAAAATATGAGTGGGGATGTTAAAATTTTCAGTGTTCAAACTCCTCCAGGTGAGCAGCTGAAAGGTTTAGGTGGTGTAGCAGCGTTACTACGGTTTAATTTATTTAAAGATAGTAGGCGATAA
- a CDS encoding alanine--glyoxylate aminotransferase family protein, translating to MNEDLLMLPGPTNVPDEIRLEEAKKMINHRGELFHNLYKELQTDLKYLFQTDNPVYILTSSGTGAVECAASNLVRKDDKVVVPVNGEFGIRLADIFEIYGAKVIRVPFEWGEEVNPNAVKETLEKNPDTSLLAFVYNETSTGVRNNAKKLAEIGKKLGTLVLCDAISNLGGDELYTDKWGLDIVVSGSQKCISCPPGLAFITLNETAWRKVENSKPHINYYWNLEKIKKFHEKNETPFTPAVSLLFALNKALKIIAEEGIEKRVLRHKVCSRAVIAGATAIGFKLYPKKEEFASYTVNAFNLPPNITDSDVKKHLLEKHGIAISGGIGPTKGQIIRIGTIGDINRKQVEKTLTALEECLISKGLNIKENTALAAASKIFKENKF from the coding sequence ATGAATGAAGATCTGCTAATGCTGCCAGGACCGACAAATGTACCAGATGAGATTAGATTAGAGGAAGCTAAAAAAATGATAAATCATAGAGGTGAATTATTCCATAACCTCTATAAAGAGCTCCAAACCGATTTAAAATATCTTTTTCAAACAGATAACCCGGTTTATATTCTCACATCTTCAGGAACAGGCGCCGTTGAATGCGCGGCGAGTAATTTAGTGAGAAAAGATGATAAAGTAGTTGTTCCCGTCAACGGAGAATTTGGAATAAGATTAGCGGACATATTCGAAATATACGGGGCTAAAGTTATTAGAGTTCCCTTCGAGTGGGGGGAGGAAGTTAACCCGAACGCTGTTAAGGAAACACTTGAAAAAAACCCGGATACATCTCTACTAGCCTTCGTATATAATGAAACATCCACAGGGGTTAGAAACAACGCTAAAAAACTAGCTGAGATAGGTAAAAAACTAGGAACCCTCGTTTTATGCGATGCTATAAGCAATCTAGGAGGAGACGAGTTATACACGGATAAATGGGGGTTAGACATAGTTGTCTCAGGCAGCCAGAAATGCATATCATGCCCTCCAGGATTAGCGTTCATAACTTTAAATGAAACCGCTTGGAGAAAAGTTGAAAACAGTAAACCACATATAAACTACTATTGGAATCTTGAAAAAATAAAGAAATTCCATGAGAAAAATGAGACGCCTTTCACACCAGCTGTATCACTGTTATTCGCTTTAAATAAAGCGCTTAAAATAATAGCGGAGGAGGGAATTGAAAAAAGAGTTTTAAGACATAAAGTTTGCTCAAGAGCTGTGATCGCTGGAGCTACAGCGATAGGATTTAAATTATATCCAAAGAAAGAAGAATTCGCTTCATATACGGTGAACGCCTTCAATCTACCTCCGAACATCACAGATAGCGATGTGAAAAAACATTTACTTGAGAAACACGGCATCGCAATCTCAGGGGGTATAGGCCCAACTAAAGGTCAGATTATAAGAATAGGCACAATCGGCGATATTAATCGAAAACAAGTTGAAAAAACTTTAACAGCATTAGAAGAATGTCTGATAAGTAAAGGGTTAAATATAAAAGAGAACACAGCGCTGGCAGCAGCTTCAAAAATTTTTAAAGAAAACAAGTTTTAG
- a CDS encoding divalent-cation tolerance protein CutA: MYITVFVTTSNPVEAENISKKIIENKLAACVSIVRDITSIYTWKNKIERSSECLLIIKTLEEKYSELEKTIIENHSYEIPEIISVKINTGYERYLNWIFESVKG, translated from the coding sequence ATGTATATAACAGTTTTCGTTACCACCTCTAATCCCGTGGAGGCGGAGAACATATCTAAAAAAATAATTGAAAACAAGCTTGCAGCATGCGTCAGCATAGTAAGGGATATAACCTCCATCTACACTTGGAAGAATAAAATAGAAAGATCGAGTGAATGTCTCTTAATAATAAAAACTTTAGAGGAAAAATACAGTGAATTAGAGAAAACTATAATTGAGAATCACAGTTATGAGATACCTGAAATTATAAGCGTTAAAATAAACACAGGCTACGAGAGATACTTGAACTGGATATTTGAAAGCGTTAAAGGGTAA
- a CDS encoding LLM class flavin-dependent oxidoreductase yields the protein MVYIVKERKIKFGLELLPDGGVKKPYELIFEYAKIADKWFDNIWLTHHPWNADPFTTAGYMASITRYTTIGLGATNPFVIPPVYIAETSGTLFRLYSKRFILGVGAGDPESLDYIGVKRPPKLIKYFREAISEIRDLLSGKPVRGRKFSWFHVDDEDTDIKPKIFIAAQGPMMLRLAGEIGDGVLINASHPLHIRKSIERVVEGALRVKRPIIPEIVAYTCFSMDEDAEKALAASKPPVAYIVSGASDEILREFDIDTNKVEAIRSFLRNKRFIDAFNLVDERMIEFFSISGDPVNCRRKIEEIVEIGVDQIVLGSPLGVEVEEVWRGKVVYSKEAVLKAIIRKILCKYPRG from the coding sequence GTGGTATATATTGTAAAGGAGCGTAAAATTAAATTTGGTTTAGAACTTCTCCCAGACGGTGGTGTTAAAAAACCGTATGAATTGATATTCGAGTACGCTAAAATAGCTGATAAATGGTTTGATAATATTTGGTTAACACACCACCCTTGGAACGCGGATCCTTTTACTACCGCAGGCTATATGGCTTCAATCACTAGGTATACTACTATCGGATTGGGTGCAACCAACCCATTCGTTATCCCCCCCGTGTATATCGCTGAAACCAGCGGGACGTTATTTAGACTTTACTCGAAGCGATTTATTTTAGGAGTAGGGGCAGGAGACCCGGAGTCCCTTGACTATATAGGGGTTAAAAGACCGCCTAAACTAATTAAATACTTTAGGGAGGCGATATCAGAGATCCGGGATTTACTATCCGGTAAACCTGTTCGCGGTCGTAAGTTCTCTTGGTTTCACGTAGACGACGAGGATACTGATATTAAACCTAAAATTTTTATAGCCGCGCAGGGGCCTATGATGTTACGGTTAGCAGGTGAAATAGGCGACGGTGTCTTAATCAACGCATCTCATCCTCTTCACATTAGAAAATCTATAGAAAGGGTGGTTGAAGGTGCTTTGAGAGTTAAACGGCCTATAATTCCTGAAATAGTCGCCTATACTTGTTTCTCGATGGATGAAGACGCTGAAAAGGCTCTTGCAGCTAGTAAACCCCCGGTGGCCTATATTGTTTCAGGTGCTAGCGACGAGATTTTAAGAGAATTCGACATCGATACGAATAAAGTGGAAGCTATTCGCTCATTTCTCAGGAATAAAAGATTCATAGACGCGTTTAATTTAGTAGATGAACGGATGATTGAATTTTTCTCCATATCTGGTGATCCTGTTAACTGTCGCCGTAAAATAGAGGAGATCGTTGAAATCGGAGTCGACCAGATTGTTTTAGGTTCTCCTTTAGGCGTTGAAGTGGAGGAGGTTTGGCGTGGCAAAGTTGTGTATTCTAAAGAGGCGGTTTTGAAAGCAATTATAAGAAAGATATTGTGTAAATATCCGCGTGGATAG
- a CDS encoding TIGR00269 family protein yields the protein MVKCFYCKNEAVTFRPYSGEYLCKPCFLKSVERKVQRTINKYSLLDVTDTVAVAVSGGKDSLTLLTILSKLEQRFHETKLIAVTIDEGIKNYREESLNFAKAVASKLGVEHRIYSFKNLFGYNFDEVIATLREYSLDRASPCSYCGLLRRTALNIAAKDVGATKLATAHNLDDEAQTVIMNFLRADYIRALRTGPRLEKIHPGFIPRVKPLIEIPEREIILYAYFSNIPLHSQTCPYAQDAFRNDVRAFLNRMEVTRPEVKYNILRINDRLRSFYTRLEGQLNLTLCVECGEPASQELCKKCQLLKILNQLRSSGTRKI from the coding sequence ATGGTTAAATGCTTTTACTGTAAAAACGAGGCTGTGACTTTCCGCCCCTACTCCGGGGAGTATTTATGTAAGCCCTGTTTCTTAAAATCTGTTGAGCGAAAGGTTCAGCGCACTATTAATAAGTACTCGCTTCTAGATGTGACGGACACCGTAGCTGTTGCTGTTTCAGGGGGTAAGGATAGCCTAACTCTTCTCACTATTTTAAGTAAGCTTGAACAGCGATTCCATGAAACTAAGCTTATAGCTGTAACGATTGATGAAGGTATTAAAAATTATCGGGAGGAATCTCTTAATTTCGCTAAGGCTGTAGCCTCTAAACTGGGGGTTGAGCACAGGATATACTCTTTTAAAAACTTGTTTGGCTATAATTTCGACGAAGTGATTGCAACTTTAAGAGAATATAGTTTAGATAGGGCTTCTCCCTGTTCATATTGCGGTTTATTGAGGCGAACAGCGTTGAATATCGCGGCTAAAGATGTGGGCGCGACTAAACTTGCAACAGCTCATAATCTAGATGATGAAGCTCAAACAGTTATTATGAATTTTCTAAGAGCTGATTATATAAGAGCGCTTCGAACAGGACCCCGGCTTGAAAAAATACATCCAGGTTTTATTCCAAGAGTGAAGCCTTTAATAGAAATCCCGGAGCGTGAGATTATATTATACGCTTATTTTAGTAATATACCTTTGCACAGTCAAACTTGCCCTTACGCGCAAGATGCTTTTAGAAACGATGTGAGGGCTTTTCTAAACAGAATGGAGGTAACGAGACCTGAAGTTAAATATAATATTCTCCGTATAAACGATCGGCTTCGCTCATTTTACACGCGGCTAGAGGGGCAGTTAAATTTAACTTTATGCGTTGAATGCGGTGAACCGGCTTCTCAAGAATTATGTAAGAAATGTCAGTTGCTTAAAATTTTAAATCAACTAAGATCTTCAGGTACACGTAAAATTTAA
- a CDS encoding DEAD/DEAH box helicase, protein MDSRLKDLLKKEGYIRLYPTQEEAFKAGALKAGNLVLSCPTASGKTLVAEICIIDVLMKKGGKAVYLLPLRALATEKYEDFKKYGSLGFKVALTSGDLDTADPYLARYDIIIATNEKMDSLIRHEVNWLREISIIVVDEIHVINDPSRGVTLEILIAKLRRIAPQAKILALSATISNSSEIAEWLNAKLVESDWRPVPLKEGVLLKDEITFNTGESETLKKVFEDEILDLTLETVKENGQVLIFTNTRKSTITISKKICKAVESILKKNEKKFLERLADSLLKSREQTNLGRILSETIKRGVAFHNAGLPYEYRRIVEEGFKKTQIKVVVATPTLSAGLNMPARRVIIKDYRRYDIGLGYTPISILEIKQMAGRAGRPKYDNIGEAILIAHDKREFEFLMNNYVFGEPERIWSKLATEPALRTHILSSIATKFTETYEELVNFLKETFYAKQYSHEIIKGVTEKIINYLAEEEMILIKENCFKATPFGKKISELYIDPKSGEIIRDALFTSYNKNITEFSFLHLIAHTPDMEPLYLRKKDYEEIEILADTVKDEILVEIPDKWDNIYAYEFFLSELKTASLISDWINEETEEKIEEKYDVGSGDLQRIVETAEWLIHSCYEIAKLFKYDWILPKLISLEKRISKGVKGELLELAKLKGVGRVRARVLYNAGYKTLTDLKKADINKLVSLPLIGPSTAKKILEQLGGSIDRETWRKLSSDKIDRQPNLEDYKE, encoded by the coding sequence GTGGACAGCCGTCTTAAAGATTTATTGAAAAAAGAAGGCTACATCAGACTTTACCCAACTCAGGAAGAAGCTTTTAAAGCAGGCGCTTTAAAAGCGGGGAACCTAGTATTATCATGCCCAACCGCTTCAGGTAAAACACTAGTAGCGGAAATATGCATCATCGATGTTTTAATGAAAAAAGGTGGTAAAGCCGTTTATCTGTTACCGTTAAGAGCTTTAGCTACAGAAAAATATGAAGACTTCAAAAAATATGGCAGCCTAGGATTCAAAGTTGCCCTAACATCAGGCGATTTAGATACCGCGGATCCCTATCTGGCAAGATATGATATAATAATAGCAACTAATGAAAAAATGGATTCCCTTATCAGACATGAAGTTAACTGGCTTAGAGAAATAAGCATCATCGTTGTAGATGAAATACATGTTATCAACGATCCTTCACGCGGCGTCACATTAGAGATTCTAATCGCAAAGCTTCGCAGAATAGCCCCACAAGCGAAAATACTTGCTTTAAGCGCGACAATCAGTAATTCAAGCGAAATAGCAGAATGGCTTAACGCTAAACTCGTGGAAAGCGATTGGAGGCCAGTCCCGCTTAAAGAAGGCGTTCTATTAAAAGATGAGATCACATTTAATACAGGTGAATCAGAAACATTGAAAAAAGTATTCGAAGATGAGATACTAGATTTAACCCTAGAGACTGTTAAAGAAAACGGTCAGGTTTTAATCTTCACAAATACTCGTAAATCAACGATCACCATTTCAAAAAAGATTTGCAAAGCAGTGGAATCTATACTCAAAAAAAATGAAAAGAAATTTCTTGAAAGACTAGCTGATTCCTTGTTAAAGTCTAGAGAGCAGACAAACCTGGGGCGAATATTATCTGAGACAATTAAAAGAGGTGTAGCTTTTCACAACGCAGGATTACCTTACGAATACCGGCGTATAGTTGAAGAAGGATTTAAAAAAACTCAAATAAAAGTTGTGGTTGCGACGCCAACCCTCTCCGCTGGATTAAACATGCCAGCCCGTCGAGTGATAATAAAAGATTATAGAAGATATGATATAGGCTTAGGTTACACTCCTATATCAATACTAGAAATCAAGCAAATGGCGGGGAGAGCCGGCAGACCGAAATACGATAATATAGGTGAAGCGATTCTAATCGCTCATGACAAACGAGAATTCGAATTCCTAATGAATAACTACGTATTCGGTGAACCTGAACGAATATGGTCTAAACTAGCCACAGAACCAGCCCTACGAACCCACATACTCTCCTCGATAGCCACTAAATTCACTGAGACATACGAGGAGCTTGTGAATTTTTTAAAAGAGACCTTTTACGCTAAACAATACAGCCACGAAATTATTAAAGGGGTTACCGAGAAGATTATAAACTATCTAGCAGAAGAAGAAATGATCTTAATAAAGGAGAATTGTTTTAAAGCGACCCCGTTCGGTAAGAAAATCTCAGAGCTATATATAGATCCCAAATCAGGGGAGATAATAAGAGATGCTTTATTCACCTCCTATAACAAGAATATCACCGAGTTCAGCTTCCTACATTTAATCGCTCACACACCTGATATGGAACCGCTATACCTTAGAAAAAAAGATTACGAGGAAATAGAGATTCTAGCAGATACAGTTAAAGACGAAATACTAGTAGAGATACCGGATAAATGGGATAACATTTACGCTTATGAATTCTTCTTATCAGAGCTTAAAACTGCTTCACTTATCAGCGATTGGATAAATGAAGAAACTGAGGAAAAAATAGAGGAGAAATACGATGTAGGTTCAGGTGATCTTCAAAGAATAGTTGAAACAGCTGAATGGCTTATCCACTCCTGCTATGAGATAGCGAAACTCTTCAAATACGATTGGATACTACCTAAACTAATATCCCTAGAAAAAAGAATAAGCAAAGGAGTTAAAGGAGAACTTCTCGAATTAGCTAAACTAAAAGGAGTGGGGAGAGTCAGAGCGCGCGTTTTATATAATGCAGGTTATAAAACACTCACAGACTTAAAAAAAGCGGATATAAATAAACTCGTGAGCCTGCCTTTAATAGGCCCCAGCACCGCTAAAAAAATACTAGAGCAGTTAGGAGGTTCAATAGATAGAGAAACATGGAGGAAACTATCCTCGGATAAAATAGATAGACAGCCAAATTTAGAAGACTACAAGGAGTGA
- a CDS encoding nucleotidyltransferase domain-containing protein — protein sequence MMREKTVKIGDDREVIYTKSHWSSLHALRKKALNIVKSLREYDIESFVHGSLARGDVTSKSDVDIVILQRIPSYKIELILQEKYNVYSKQIIQATPNHSIKGHIHLDESTTITFPLARYSNREYEFYKFGGLITLQELEENKRVPGVNKKLLLIQPTDKGHIEFPILNQEERARKILNVEPSIIRERITVLLKRDRYGRTGIFLNRMLAPHEGFEEVLKQLADENPAVRRRYLDDGI from the coding sequence GTGATGAGAGAGAAAACAGTTAAAATAGGCGATGACAGAGAGGTAATTTACACCAAGAGTCACTGGAGTTCACTGCACGCACTCAGAAAGAAAGCGTTAAACATAGTTAAATCTCTTAGAGAATACGACATAGAGTCTTTTGTGCATGGTAGCTTAGCCAGAGGAGATGTGACATCTAAAAGTGACGTAGATATTGTTATACTTCAAAGAATACCATCCTATAAAATAGAGTTAATCCTTCAAGAAAAGTATAACGTATACAGCAAACAAATAATACAAGCCACCCCGAATCATAGTATAAAAGGCCACATCCACTTAGACGAGTCGACTACTATAACTTTCCCTCTAGCAAGGTATAGTAACAGAGAATATGAATTCTACAAGTTCGGCGGGTTAATCACATTACAAGAATTAGAGGAGAATAAACGAGTTCCAGGTGTTAATAAAAAACTTTTATTAATCCAGCCTACCGATAAAGGGCACATAGAGTTTCCTATACTCAACCAAGAGGAGAGAGCGCGTAAAATTCTTAACGTTGAACCCTCGATAATAAGAGAGAGGATAACAGTACTATTAAAAAGAGACCGTTATGGTAGAACAGGGATATTTTTAAATAGAATGCTAGCCCCGCATGAAGGATTCGAAGAAGTCCTTAAACAACTAGCTGACGAAAATCCTGCGGTTAGACGTAGATATCTAGATGATGGTATATGA
- a CDS encoding site-2 protease family protein: protein MDLNAEVSKLLYDILANPLIILLFFWLILFLISQLFHVERWGVQISPFLLMFKTKRANRFIAKIARRYPRAWVAVWSLGASVSLIVIVFVLYFLTSNLIKLFYRSPEASPLIPIVPGITITGFTLIYIIIPLFLVVLFHEFAHGVAAHVNNIPVRAAGLFLAIFFPGAFVEPDNRRLNESSGKAKLMVYAAGSFSNLGLAVIGLLLINSTVFNIVISPLYSFPSGVIFQETVSGSPISAYIVPPFILTGASINGSSHIYPINSISDFLNFMDLTNPYTNVTLYTDKGVYTIPLDENPGNPGKGYLGVVLTTAFPYYPPKPWAEWLGPLLPYHLYQVFNWLWIISFSVGIFNLLPIPIFDGDKIVAVLLDRFISSEKTVQIRGRRLPIKKILLYVIRVFSILILALNILFSFIIFPVLF, encoded by the coding sequence ATGGATTTAAACGCTGAGGTTTCGAAGTTGTTATATGATATTTTAGCTAACCCGCTTATTATATTATTATTCTTCTGGCTTATTCTATTTTTAATAAGTCAATTATTTCACGTTGAAAGATGGGGTGTTCAAATCTCCCCTTTTCTTTTGATGTTTAAAACAAAACGTGCTAATAGATTCATCGCCAAAATCGCTAGAAGATATCCACGTGCATGGGTTGCTGTTTGGAGTTTAGGGGCATCTGTAAGCCTTATAGTTATTGTATTTGTTTTATATTTTCTTACTAGTAATCTAATAAAACTTTTTTATAGGAGCCCGGAAGCTTCACCGCTAATTCCGATTGTTCCAGGTATAACTATCACCGGCTTCACTTTAATTTATATTATTATACCGCTTTTCCTCGTTGTTCTATTTCATGAATTCGCGCACGGCGTAGCTGCTCATGTTAATAATATTCCGGTTAGAGCAGCAGGCTTATTTTTAGCAATATTCTTCCCCGGGGCTTTCGTGGAGCCTGATAATAGAAGGCTGAATGAGAGTAGTGGTAAAGCTAAACTGATGGTTTACGCCGCAGGATCTTTTTCAAATCTGGGTTTAGCAGTGATCGGTCTTCTTTTAATTAACTCCACGGTCTTCAATATAGTAATCTCTCCCTTATACTCTTTTCCAAGTGGTGTTATATTCCAAGAGACTGTAAGCGGCTCACCGATCTCAGCGTATATAGTCCCGCCGTTTATATTAACAGGGGCGTCTATAAACGGTAGCTCTCACATATATCCTATTAATAGTATAAGTGATTTTCTAAATTTCATGGATTTAACTAATCCATATACGAATGTGACTCTCTACACTGATAAAGGGGTTTACACTATTCCCTTAGATGAAAATCCTGGCAATCCAGGTAAGGGCTATCTAGGCGTTGTCTTAACAACTGCTTTCCCATATTATCCGCCTAAACCGTGGGCTGAGTGGCTTGGCCCCCTCTTACCATACCATCTATACCAGGTGTTTAATTGGCTTTGGATTATTTCATTTAGTGTAGGAATCTTTAATTTACTACCTATCCCTATATTCGACGGGGATAAGATAGTGGCGGTTCTTTTAGACCGTTTTATATCATCGGAGAAAACTGTACAGATAAGAGGGAGGCGGCTGCCGATTAAAAAAATTCTATTATATGTTATACGAGTTTTCTCGATTCTCATCCTAGCTCTTAATATACTCTTCTCGTTTATAATATTCCCAGTTTTATTCTAG
- a CDS encoding radical SAM protein yields MREEIKRSIGGSYFIRTLPKGCEYCMKGSKIVVFITGRCFAKCYYCPLSENRRNSDEAYVNELKITTDETILREARLIEAEGAGLTGGDPLFKFELTIKYIKLLKERFGSKFHIHLYTTGFNLNREKAEMLIESGLDEIRFNPIGDFEDKIKLFKGSTMKLGCEIPAIPGEEEKIKKLIKTLDESGVDFININELEFSETNAGELKKRGLTLKKDSVAAAEGSEESALKILEWSRKNTEKISVHYCPTWIKDGVQLKNRFLRRARNVKKSYEEVDEEGLLVRGVIYAEKQINIDELKRLLIEKYEVPENMLDVNRHEREVYTAWYIVEELKSELEKFKIKTGIVKSYPTDDRLKVIAYYL; encoded by the coding sequence ATGAGAGAGGAGATTAAACGAAGCATAGGAGGTTCTTATTTTATTCGCACTCTTCCAAAGGGATGCGAATACTGCATGAAAGGTTCTAAGATAGTGGTTTTTATAACTGGGAGATGCTTCGCTAAATGCTATTATTGCCCTCTATCAGAAAATAGAAGAAACAGCGACGAAGCCTATGTGAACGAGTTGAAAATCACAACAGATGAAACCATATTAAGAGAAGCCAGACTTATAGAAGCAGAAGGAGCTGGATTAACTGGGGGGGATCCCCTTTTCAAATTCGAGCTTACAATAAAATATATTAAGCTCTTAAAAGAGCGCTTCGGTTCAAAATTTCACATACATCTTTACACCACAGGCTTTAATTTAAACCGTGAAAAAGCTGAGATGCTTATCGAAAGCGGCCTTGACGAGATAAGATTTAATCCTATAGGAGACTTCGAAGATAAAATCAAGTTGTTTAAAGGGTCAACGATGAAGTTAGGCTGTGAGATTCCAGCTATTCCAGGCGAAGAGGAGAAAATTAAAAAATTAATCAAAACGCTAGATGAATCTGGAGTTGATTTCATTAATATAAATGAACTTGAATTTTCTGAAACCAACGCAGGGGAGTTGAAAAAAAGAGGTTTAACTCTGAAGAAAGATTCTGTTGCAGCAGCTGAAGGAAGCGAGGAGAGTGCTTTAAAAATATTAGAGTGGAGTCGTAAAAACACTGAGAAAATATCAGTTCACTACTGCCCAACTTGGATTAAAGATGGCGTCCAGCTTAAAAATAGATTTCTAAGACGCGCTAGAAATGTGAAGAAATCTTATGAAGAAGTTGATGAGGAGGGGTTACTTGTTAGAGGAGTTATTTATGCGGAGAAACAGATTAACATAGATGAATTAAAACGCCTATTAATTGAAAAATACGAAGTCCCTGAAAACATGTTAGATGTTAACAGACATGAAAGAGAAGTCTACACCGCTTGGTATATTGTTGAGGAGTTGAAAAGTGAACTTGAAAAATTTAAAATAAAAACAGGAATAGTGAAATCATATCCAACAGATGACAGGTTAAAGGTTATCGCCTACTATCTTTAA
- a CDS encoding ribose-phosphate diphosphokinase → MIIVPGPASQILGVKVARLLNSEIASVSFKDFPDGETYVRVEDDLKDRDVILIQSTYNPQDKHLMQLFLLIDAVKQMNPKKLRVVVPYLAYARQDKQFKKGEPLSIKVIEELIEKLGVDELYTIDIHEPKVLNYLKIKAKDLSAMTLFGEYFKKKKMVNPIVIAPDDGAIHRAETVAKILGSEYVSLDKFRDKDTGEITMDYKKLNVKDRDVVIVDDIISTGGTMIKAAQMIKNQGCGNVYIAATHTILIGEAKSKILAAGASDIIGTDTIPSETSVVSVASLIAEQFKGF, encoded by the coding sequence ATGATAATTGTACCAGGTCCAGCTTCTCAAATACTAGGTGTGAAAGTAGCTCGACTCCTAAACAGTGAAATCGCATCCGTGAGCTTCAAAGACTTCCCCGACGGTGAAACATATGTTAGAGTGGAAGATGATTTGAAAGATAGAGATGTCATATTAATTCAATCAACTTATAATCCTCAAGATAAACATTTAATGCAATTATTTCTTTTAATAGATGCTGTTAAACAGATGAACCCGAAGAAATTAAGAGTAGTTGTACCATACTTAGCTTATGCAAGACAGGACAAACAGTTTAAAAAAGGTGAGCCTTTAAGCATTAAAGTAATCGAAGAACTAATAGAAAAACTAGGAGTAGATGAATTATATACTATCGACATACACGAACCGAAGGTTTTAAACTATCTTAAAATTAAAGCTAAAGATTTAAGCGCGATGACGCTTTTTGGAGAATACTTCAAAAAGAAGAAAATGGTGAACCCGATTGTAATCGCGCCTGATGATGGAGCGATTCATAGAGCTGAAACAGTGGCTAAAATATTAGGTTCAGAGTATGTAAGCTTGGATAAGTTTAGGGATAAAGATACGGGGGAGATTACAATGGATTATAAAAAACTTAACGTTAAAGACAGAGATGTAGTAATAGTTGACGATATTATTAGTACAGGTGGAACGATGATTAAAGCCGCTCAAATGATTAAAAACCAAGGTTGCGGAAACGTGTATATAGCCGCCACACACACAATCCTCATCGGTGAGGCTAAATCTAAAATACTTGCAGCAGGTGCCAGCGATATTATAGGAACAGATACAATTCCATCTGAGACAAGCGTAGTTTCAGTAGCATCTCTAATAGCAGAACAATTTAAAGGATTTTGA